The genomic stretch taataatagtaacTAAGGCGTGGAAGAGACGGGTTGCCTGTAAGGTTCGTGTCTGAGACAGTAGTGTGGCActtaccctttttttttcattcaGATCGGATATAAGATAGGTACGGAGCACACCAAAAaagagtagtagtagttaACACTACTGaatatactgtacatacctgTGTAAGGGTACTCAGCATCCATGTATGAGATACAGGAAGTAAGGAGAGGGAACCCAAGTCAAGTaaataataacaatataataataataataataataataataataataataataataataataataataataataataatgacagTAATTGATTgagcaaaaggaagaaatatcATTGATTATAGATAGAAAAGCTAAAGAACGTGCCATCCTGCACGGTTAATGCATGCAGGTATACAGGCACAGGAACGCCGTCTGGCGGTGTGATCAGCAAGCAGATATGACGTGGGTATGTATGGTGTAAATTTAGACAAGATAGGAGGCAATCCTGCAAGGTATCCGCGTAGGTCAGCACATAACCCATACCAGACGTGAATAAGAGAAACCGTAGTAGACATACCACACAGAAACCCTGAAGGATATTCGAAGGCATTCGATATCCATACTCTCTACTATGGATTAAGTGAAATAGTCTATAGGGACGGATGGATCGATATTAAACTGCGAGAGCACATGCCCATCTTTGACCCGAGGCATGCCTACTCATAATTGATGCATTGCTGTGGGATCAAATCCTCGAGGCTCAAGCCCTAAAACAGTTCCGCCCAATTCCCCCGACCCAACCAACATTCTGGTTCATCGCATTTACATATTATTGACCGGCCACCCCCGAGCAGGCTAGGGCAAACCAACCTCGTCTAATTTAGGCTCTACGTATCCTGTACGGTTATCCAGGCTAGTAGTATTGCTAGGTATTTCCTTAGTACTATTCCGTACAACAGTCCACCCTTGTGGGTATGACACCACTGGCGCTACCCATCGCAATAGACCCGACCACGGTTTTTGGACCATGCTATTCCTCTGCACTACAGATTGGAGCTTCAAGCCGAGAGGTTAAAAATATGCAGACAGGTTACGAACACAACAAGCAAATCAGCAGATAACCTTGGAAGAggtatttgtttttttatttttttttatttccccccccccctcgTTCTCCTTGTTGGTGGGACGGgggaataaacaaaaaaggaaaaaaaagatgaaTGATCCAGTTCCTGCACTAGAAACAATAACAATTTGCTAACGCACTTGGATCCGCTGGACAGGCATAAAGTTCAACCAGGCAGGGAAGTTGGCCCATTAATGTCATTGTCTAGCGTCCTAACTTGACCCAGTGGAGAGACGTTGGAATGGGTCCACGTCTTTAAGCGAATGATGATCCGGTGCCTGGCAGTCGTTCTGCTGGgtacttcttcctttccctcgGAACTTCTCAATCGAGTGCCTGGCGAGTGGCTTATGCTGTAATATACTGTATGACAGGTGTTTAGAATGTTATTCTTACAAACCCATACTCTGTACACGCAGTCAGTGATAAGTTGAAAGTTTGAATGGTGTTGAAGACCtgtggaggaaaagggaagagggagtCGGCATACCTGTATGGCTTTATGAAATATGTCTTTCTTGACTCATATCTAGATACTAGATAAACCATTGTGCCTATCCTTTTAAGATCTCCAAGTAATAGTCGGTAGGATCCATTACTATTTCTATCATCTTTATCTATCGTTCACTAGTTGCCTATGTTTAATCTAACAAGCCCCATTTATCTACCGTCGATTCTTGCCCAACGGGAAGCCCCGTATGGGATCGCTCGTGGCTGACTGGCAtaattcttttccatttccagtCTCACGATCAGCCTACTGGGAGCCGATGGAAGATACTAGACTGGACCTCCATCTGCAGTCCTTTCAGGGTAACCCTGGACAAGGCAACGTAATAGCTACCGAGGTTAGAGTATCATTCCCTGTCAGTCTGCCTGGCTAGCACTAATTTCCAATCCGGTCAAAATCCTTGGGGgtaagaaaaggaggaattGACTTCCAGGTCCCTAGCCCGTAAGCACCAATTCCGATCGATCAGCAACACGGGACAATTGGATCCATGGGTTTGTGATTTTATGGCCTTAGTTCACAGTTATGAGTACCTGCGTCCTGCGCGTCTGGGTTCCTGAGCGTCTGTGCGAACGATTCCTAGTCTCAATagactactccgtagaatCTCCTGATTTGATCGTCTCCACGACACGCAGCTCGGTGAGCGGTACCCGGCCTTTTACCTTGtccttttccctttgattcttctcctcctccttttttggAGGTTTCCTCGTCCTCTATTGTGGGATATCAATAAATTAAAGAACACTTCTAGGATCATTACCAAACAAGTAGGTAGACAGATATAAAATACACATTTTGTTAGTACCCCAGAGTTCAGTGCGTCATCGCATAGTAATTTCATTTCTACcaactcttctcttcccctccttttctcctttgcgTTTCATGTATTTATAAAGTTATATGTCATACAAAATTGACTGTCGGCTTTGTAAggagcaaaaaaaaaaaatccaaaaaaaagctcgaagaagaaaaataaaagaggaGATAAATTaaattactccgtacggagtacaatcTGTGCCTTTTGGAACCGTCAGAACGTGGAATCTCCGGAGCTGAAGTAAATACAAAATTACACCAAAATAATGAGCAGCACGAACATAAAATCAATAACGAAaaattttataaaaaaagagtaaaacTAACATCCGTCCCccaaatctttttttttttttaaattgTTTTCGAtactttttctccatccttTCTAACCGTCGAACTATACTAATAATTGTTAGTTCCCTCCCTTAATTCCTTTTATTATTGTCCTTgccattctcctcctcccccagaCCATCCATTGACTAACTATTGATCGATCCGCTTCGTTCTTTATCTATTGATTCTATACCTCCACCATCTTTCTTTTACTATCCCTCACTCAGATTCTCCCCTATATACCATTATCCCTCTCTGTATTCACGATCACGATCCTTTTACTCACTAGAGCCTCTTCCCCATTATTTCTTgcatattcttcttctgttgtgACCATTGTTGCTTCGTTTCATATTTTCCAACTCCCAAATTTATGATTCAGTCTTTCCTCGCCGAGTGGCCTTGCCCCTAAAATCTAAATCTAAATCTAAAACACTTCAGAAACTCTTCCACCTGGAGGTGCCATGTTCTGTTGCTCCTGATCCCTAGTCAGCTTTACCTATTTCACCGTTTAATTCGCTCTTTTTATCTTCTACCATGGTCCTAGCCAGGACCAGCATACTGCAATTACATGCTTGACTATTAGCTTGTATTTCCTCCCCATTCGACCTCGCCAATTGGACTGCGGTAACAGTCTACTATGCATGCCTCTAGCTCTGCCCCACGAACCATGGCGGATTCAGAGCAACTCAACACCAGAGTGTCCAACAATGACGCTCCTGATCATTCAATTCATATCCGCTCTCGATCAACTGCCCACACCCAAAGCCCCAAACGTTTGTCTGTCTTCAGCGGTCGTTCCCGGAGCAATACAACTACTTCCACCACATCATCACGCCGCTCCCCCGCCTCTTCCATGACATCTATGGATGCTGCCTCGCTGCCCTCATCTCAAGATGAACGGACTTATTCGGCCGGCGTCCGCTCAGAGCGGCAGGAGAGTATGACTAAATCACTTTTCTCACGCGGAAGCCGTATCCTCCGTCGCCAGGGAAGTAAATTTAATATTGTTGCCAcgctggatgaagaggatgaaatgGAGCGCGAGAAATCCCGGTTTGAGGTCTCAGACCTCTTCAGCCGTCACCACAGGTCGCGGCAGAGCGATGCTCGTAAGCGCACCTTTACGCGAATGGCACAATCTGGTACTCATAACTAATCTATTGCAGATGAACAACTGAAAAATCTTATTTCGGACCCCTttgacttccaccacctAACTCATACGAGTCCATCCCATTTCCAGGAGATTGACGGGGCCCGGGAAAATGATCTGGTCACTGAATTCTCCGCCATCCGTGCCTCTCAAAGACCTGTCACAGGACTAAAGGGTATCCGCGCGGAAGATCTTCATTTTCGTGACTTCTCGTCCGAAAACCTCGCCAATTGCGGGACAGGCATTGCAAGAGACCACACTGTTCCCGCTCCGATTAGCCCTCCTAGGTCGCCAGGAACATCGTCGTCAGCAGCGAGCCCCAAGCAGCAAGATGATAAGCTAAGAAGGGAGTCACGAGTCTGTGAGAACTTTTCTCGGCCGTATCCCAGAGTCGGTGCAACTACGCCGCCCGGGTTGGCGGCATCTCCAGAAATATCTGAGCCAGCTCCTCGTGCCATTGACGAGATACTGGGTCTGTCGTCCCCATCAACGTATCCAGAACATGTCTACTCAaacgacgatgacgaagcCCAAGAGCGCCGTTTACTCCACATGAACGTTGAAAGCATCTTCTCACCGACCATTGGACAGGCCATCATTCCCAACGCTCAAAAAGACACGATTGGTCTCAGAACTTCGTCTATGTCATCCACTAACATGTCCTCAGATCTTGATGTCCTTccagaggaagaggaggctaCCCATTTAAGGGAAACTTTGGCGTCTAGTATAGAGGAAACGGACTCGCGTTCCCAGTCTCAGCTAAGCTCACCTGAAACTGAGCTGCAGAGCACCTCTGTAGTCAGGCCTAAGTCTGATCTATCCGTATACGTGACTGAAGAATTGTCGAAGAAGGTTTCCGAGGCTCTCGGCTCTCCTACGCTCCCTCAACATCATCAGCCCGAGGCACCGCAGCACGGCCAAAGACTAGGCGGAACGGTGAAGAGAACAGCGTCCGTTCGTCGAAGAGCAACATATGAGACCATCTATGAATCTTGGGATGCCGACATTGACTACTGTTACGAGCATGCAGCAGAGTCAAATTGTAACTTCGACTGGGCTCGTAATTCATTTGATGAACCACAACAGGACGCAATTGACGTCCGCATCACGAGTTCCCAGGTCGATCCCGTGAATGGAGCCAACAAAATGCACCTGCTCCCGGCCGCGCATTTGAGCACTTCCACAGTTCCTAGATTGGATCTGGAGCCTAGTCCGCCCCCTTCGTTTCCCAGCGCGCAAGAATCCTTAACTCCGTCCACCGCAAGTTGTGAAATTGAGGAAGGCGGCTCTCAGCGGAACAGTGATTATTTCCAACCAGTCAGTTCTTCAATGTTTCCATCGACCTTGGGAAAACACTTGACCCATGATACCCTATATGAGGAGTACCTGGCAGGCGATGCTGAATCAGATCGGcacttctccttctgctcaCAAGGAGTGATCCAACCCATGGAACAACCTGTCTCACCCCGGAGTAGTTTCTCTCCGATCAGCAAATGCAACTCTGAAGAGAGCCTAATCTTATCCCGTGCGGCATCAATTGTCCGCAAGCACCGTTCTTCCGTCTCGACCACTAGTGTTCCGGAGCTTGTGCACAGCTTGGCAAATAGCCGAGAGTTGTCCACGGTAGACCAAGCCACCTCAGGCGATCACTCTCTACCCTCCGGGCCTGGACAACCGGAGCCGTCTTATCATCGTCAAACGAAAAGCCTGGCAAGAGATATCGAGACTCAGGTTGCTTTTCGAGCTGATGGCAGTTTGATTCTTGAATCTGCTGGGCTCATGCCAAATTCGGGTCCTGCTATCCATGATCGGGCAAGATCCTCATCTGAAGTAGAGGCGACCAAGGCTGAACTCCCTATCAGAGGAACACATCGGCGAAAGGGCAGATCATCGTACTCGCTCTTTCCGTCTCCCGCAACTTCCACTAACGTGCTGTAGTTGCACCATTTCTAGTCCTGAAGCGTAACTTGGACAtaatgttcttttcttttatcttgCTCCTTCACACTTTCATATCAATCACCGATAGATCTCTTCAACGACATGATGACTTTTCATTTATTCTTTCTGCaactttcccttctttattgttattcttttcAATATTTCTTCCTGCAATTGCTAGCCTTTCTATGctcgttcttttctcatctGCGTTTACTCGAGACTTTCGTTTTGCATTCTGAGCGGCTACTTTTTCCACAGGAACACAAAATTTCTGTTAGGTGTTTTTCTGGTATGAAAGAATTGGGAAAAGGCTGCGAATGGGTTTTGGTTGCATAGCATTCGCTCGAaatttctttgctttgtattTGGGTCTTTGCAGGCATCGTTCTTTTTATGCGTTTCGTTGTTGCTTAACAAGTTCATCAGTTGACAAATACGGATTGACCCTGGTATATAGAGGAGGGCGGTTTACTGGTCCGGAGGTTTTCTGTCCGGATTTTGGTGGACAGTGGAAAAGTGAAAGCATCATCTACCAAGCCATTGTATGTTTCTTCGTGTACCTGGTTCAATAGGATACTTTATGTCATATGCAAAAGTTACTTGACCAGATAATTGAACCGTGAGGATTTCCTAGCGAACCATAGAGAGACCTGAAATGTCGTCACTTGCTTATCAACGCTCACCGCCTCACCCTCAGCTCTGCCACTCTTTCTCCGTTCTACATTCAGTTGTTCACTTATACATCCCACCCATGTAGTATTATGTTCTTAACAGGTTTTTTAGCTGAACGAAGTCATATTCATTTGCGTTGATCTTTCTAGGCCCACGGTTACCCTTCGCTGCAATGTCTTCCACATCGCAAGCTTTGGCTAAGCGCCATACCGAAACCAGTCTAAtgccccctcctccccccccGAAACGCATTAAACGACCTGCTACTGTCCTTAACGAAGATGTATATACAAATACCTTATCTGACATCATTGCACGAGACTACTTCCCGGGGCTTCTGGAGGTGCAAGTGAAGCAAGAGTACCTCGAAGCAATCGACTCCAGGGACAAAGAATGGATTGCTACGTCCAAGAAAAGACTTACCGACTTGATGTTGACTCCGGAAAGAGCTCGGAACCGCCCTGGTTCATCGGGCCCCACAATGACAACCAACCCTACAGAAGACAGGCATGCAGGGGATACTCCTTCGGGTTGGGGTGGGGATACGCCAATGTCAATCGTATCCATGGCCTCTTCATCACCCGCTCAGCATTTGAAAGACAATAATGCTCCAAGCCTGTCCAATCTCGGGCTGCTCGAGTTCCAAGCGAAATATACCAGTGAAGATAACGAGTCCTTCAACAAGCTGCTAGACAAGCAAAATACGAAACGTCGAGAAAAATATGCATGGATCTGGAGCGGCAACAAGATCCCGTCCGCGCGACAGATTGCCCATTATCAACGGGAAGTCAAACAAATCGAGGAACAGGGTCTTAATCCCTATCAAGACAAGCAACTAGCAACTAAGAAGGACCTTGACTCTCGGCCCGCGAAACCGGACTCATGGAAGGCCAGATCGGAGAATTCTCTCATGTTCATGCCCTCGTCTGTTGAAGACACTCTCGAGACGCTCCAGCAGAAAGCAGAAGCGTCCTCAAGGGCAGGGCCCAAGCGGGTGGTGTGTCAGAATACCCGACTACCAGATGAGGGGTTTCAAGCTGCACAAGATGGAGGCGCGCTTCCGCCTTTGCCATCAATTTCTGCTATTAAGGATGCTATTGCCGGACGTCCCTGCCCTACTAATTCAGAAGCGGGCTATAGTGGGAGTGAGACGCCACGAGTGAATGGATACGCCTTcgtggatgaagatgaaccaGATTACCCAATAAACATCGTGTCGAAAGACAGTCATACGGACTTTTTAGAGGACCTTCGATTGTTGGGTACAGGTGATAAAACCCCAAATCCGTTTCAAATCAAGGAGAACCGAAGGCGCGaagatctccatcatcgcATAGTAGACCGCGTTgcgagaaagaaacgagCCGAGAAAGTTGCGCAAGAGACTAAATCTCCAGTCACCATGACGCCGCGTTTCGCCAGTAGCCCCCGGCTAGACTTTGGATTGCGTACGCCTGGCAGAGCAACAGTGGGAGGAGGTGGATCAACTAAGTTGTTGACTCCAGCAGCACAAAAACTATTACACCGTATGGGGAACACTCCTCGGCCCACAGAgtcgtcttcatcgaacCTGAAGAATGTATGGACTCCGACTCCACGAAGAGCCAAATAGATACGAATTGCTTGTTGGGAAGTAGTTGCATATGATCTCTTGACCAACGGCGCTTCAATCGATACCATGGTAGACCGGCGTTGTTTCCTGCTCTTACACTTAATAGGTTGTGAGGCGATACTCTAATTAATGATGTTTAGGTAGCCATAACCTAAAAAGTTGTCTCTCCTTCGTGCCCTATTGATAATCGCTTCTCATTAGAATTATCCATCCTCTTTCCTGGCCCGAAGATAACATGTCTAGTTGAGTATAGGCAGTGGCTATACCGACGGAAACAGCTGTAACCAGAAAGGTTTATATTGGCCAAGGGTATCAGGTTACAAGGATATATGACACGACACTCACAAGTAACAGAACAAAGTTGACCAAAATGATGAGGTTCCAATCGAAAAAGGGTTAATGGCCCACGCTATACATCATGGTAGTATGGTACGAGTTCACGAACCGCCAAGTGCCCAATACGAAAGCCAAACAGTTACAAGTGCAAATAAACCCGACCGCAAAGGATTTATCTTATCTCCGCCACCCATGAAGTACGCTGCGCCTACCCAATTGCAGGTGACAAGATCGTCGGGGCCGCGTTTGCCGTACGTGGAAGTGAGCCATCTGCCCTGCGGGCAGCTAAAGTCCAGAGCAGCGGGACAGCTCTTGACGAGGTTGTAGCAGGTGTCCTCACAGGGAAGAATCTCCTTGTAGGGTCCCGGTCGGATCTCTTTGTCAATCAGCGAATTCCGGGACCGATTCGTCGAGGTATTCAACTGCAGTGTGTGGTTGTCACTGAGCGAAGTTCCGTTAATGAACTTCTGTCCAGCGTTTCTAACCTGGAGAAATCTGCTAGTTCTTGAAAAGTCTTCGCACCGAGGGATTGTTACGGCGCATAACCACTGTTTGTATGCCCTGGCACAGTCATCGCATCCCACCGCCAAAGAAAACCGAGTCTCGTTTGTAGCATTACATTGGATCTGCTCCAAAGAGTAAGAAAAGTTCTTATACAGTGCAGCGGCATTATCATCGTAGAATGAACGGAGGCCGTCTAAGTTAAAAGTCGGGTTCGAAGGCACCGCATATGCCACTTCATTACAAAATGACAGGTTGTAGAGGAGCGCACAATTGCCATCTTTCGTTGTCAGTAACCTTAACACCCCTGGTGACGCTGAAAGGAATTTAATTACCTGCTTTAGTTGAGAAGGTGATCGGTTTCCATATTTTCCCACCGCCGCCAATGACGCCGTTTCTAGAACCAGTAGAATTGCCATCCAGCGCTAAAATCCCTTCATACATCGAACTTCGGTTGAGCCCGGTGATATATAACTGCTCCTTGGGTTTATTGCCGGGGCCTCTGCTCGTCATGCTTGCGTTGATATTACCATCACCTTTGCCTATTTGGGCGAGTCGATCGAGCGCACAGGAGGAATGGTGTAAGCCAGAGATAGCTGTATCGTTAATGTTATTCGCAAACATTGTGTACGGCGGCGCAATGCCCATCCAATTGTTGTAGCCCTGAGAGCCCAGTTCTGCCTCTGTTAGGTTGCCCGTGGTGAAGAGCGCACTGTGCGTGTCCGAATCCACAAAGTACAGGAAAGCCGGATCGTGCGCGAAGCTGTGGAAAAAAGCATCAACTGAAGCCGCAAGCTCATAGCTGTAGGACCCAGAATATTTTGTGCTGTTATGTGCAGTAACACCGATATAAACATTTCCCTCTACCTCGACGGTGGCGCCCATATAGCCCTCTTCGACCATGTATTTAGTTTGATTCGACCTCTCTTGCTCAGGACCAGGCTTCTGAAGCAATTCAGATGTAGAGACGTAGACCTCTAGATGCGGCAGGTCTCGAGCACTGTCAGAACCGGCTCTATTGGAGCTAGGCTTCGAGCATGCTGTCAGAGATATGAAGACGGTTTCCGAACGCTTCGATTGGTCGCTAGTTGGTCCCTCGGATGTCTTATTGgtattcttgtcttttaCAGAGTTCTTTGAGAAGTACCACCACTGGGTTTCGCCTAATTTAACTTCGCCcttttgatattgattattGCCTAGGGATGAGACCCCAGTAGGAGCCCTGCGGACAATATCTAGACCTCGCAAATCTCCAGCGTCATCCACATCGTCTTCAATCACTAGACCATTGTAAGACCCCAATGGGAAGGAGAAATGTGAGTCACCGTCATTAATAGTCAAGTTACTATGGATTTCAGGGGCCAGAGAAGTGAGATCTGCGGCATGGCCTAAACCTGTGGTCGAAAGAGCCAGACAGACTATATAGTGATAAACAATTGCGCTGATGCATGGAGCAAAACAGCACAACCAACGTGCGAGCTCAGGTCGCATGGACAATTCAGTAGATATTGGCTCTGGGTTGGGtaatataaaaaggaagaagaggaagagaggagagtcAAGGAAGGCTTGGAGACAAGGCCACGACTTCCTCTCACAGCCGAGGTCTGTCGAGTCGTAAGCGAATGTTGGGAAACGTGGCAGGAGGAAACGTCATCCACGAACTAATTCAGGCTCATTCGGAAGCTAAATCTTATATACAAAGTACTTGCGCTTGGCAATGCACGTTCTAGCTTTCAGTATGTATCGAGGCCGTCTTTTCTGCCTGCGGATTCCGATAAATTGGACTGCGCCACATCAACCCGCCAGCCACAGTAGCCCCCTTCGGCGCCCCGGAAAGCTAAGGAGAACATTTTCTATTACTAAAAATGTGTCATGggtatgcatgtatgtaatGAATctagatatctatatatacgCATGGATACTATATTTGACAGCCCATAAGTTTCTAAATAGCCAAGACCACATTTAAATCTTATACAAGCTTGTAGCAGCGAGCAGCAATACCGCTAATAATGACTACCGCCGCAATCACACCGACGATGCCAAAAAACCACGCAAGGCCTTCCTGGCCCTGACCAGGGACTGTGACATTCATACCGAATAGACCACAGATAAGGTTCATAGGAACTAACATGGTGGCAATGAGAGTCACCTTGCTGAGGATCTTGTTGACGTGGTTGCCCAAAACTAGGTTTGTGACGTTCAGCTGCGCAAGATAGTTGGTGTGTGATCTGCTGAGCATCTTCTCAAAATGAGCCAGGTTAGACATCATGGTCACTACATGATCTTGAATATCTCCCAGGTAAAGGCCAATGTCACCACGCGGTGTTACTGAGTACTGTTCGTTGCAACGTTTAGAGAAACCTCGAATAACATCCGCCTTACCGCCCAAGAGGCGCATCAAGCTCATGACCTTTTTGCGCAAGCCACCAATTCGTGGCAAGAATGACTCAAAATCATCCATACGtgcgatgaagacgagatCTTCAATCGCCTCGGACTCGACCTCAATTTCGCGGATTACAGGGCCAAAACTATCCACAATGTCGTCACTACACCAGACATTAGAATTCACATACAGACAGCTAGATGGCGATCAGGTAACATGCATGGGCTTATAAAGGAGGAAAGGCGGAATAAGAGGGGCTTACATCATGGCATAGCAAATCCAGTCACTACTAAGTGACACATAGTCACGGAGCTTTCCGATTCTTCTCCGGACATTCGAAGCATGGGGATTCTCGGTAAAAGAGAACGATAACACACCATCGCGGAAAACGATCATGTAAAAGTTGACGGGCTCCATGAAGCGCTCGCTTGTCTTGTCTATCTGGTAAAAAGTCCGGAAGCACACAAAATAGTATTGCTTGAATAGCTCAACTTTCTCTCGAGCTTCCTGGGTTAAAATATCTTCTGTCGTCAGTGGGTGAATTGAGAAGGCTCTCGAAAGAGCACCAACTTCGGCTTCAGTGGGATTCAAAACATCGAGCCACCAAACGCCTCCTTCCGGGCCAAGTTGGAAGAGGTCTCGAAAGGTGTCCCCAGGGAAAACTAAGTCGCCCAGTTCCGCAGCATGTACAGTACTCTGTGACTCggacgagaagaagccgaacCGAGTCGGCTCATTCTCATTTCTGAGATTTTCAACTAATTGTTTTTCGTTGACAGCATCCGCGAAGACTTTCTCGCTGTCTTTCAAGTCGAGTCCAATAATGTCATCTGATGAGCGCTCAACACTCGATGAGCGCTTCGCTTCATGGGCTTCGGACTTCTGGGCGTTCGGACGAAGATCGTAGAAAACACGAGACTTCTTGCTCTGTGAGCTAAGGCTGTGCTTGCGCCGCGTTGTGATAGGCTTCGTCTTCTGATTAAGAGCCACAAactcctccaactcttcaTAGTCAATCACCGGAATTCTGCCCAATTGTTCAAAGGGGGGGGCACATGTATCCTCAGGCGAATCTAATTGGATATCACCTGGTTGAGGTCTAATGGCACTTGCATTACTGAAGGTTGGGCGGCGAGGATGTGTGCCACCAGACACCGTACGCTGTAGGATAGCTTCCAAGTCTGGCGCTGCATGACTCTCCAGAGTGTTGGCACGCTCCCGGCGCCGTGGGTCTGCAAAAGCTTCGACTGAATTGGGCGGAGATGTTGATCTAGCTGAAACCGA from Aspergillus oryzae RIB40 DNA, chromosome 1 encodes the following:
- a CDS encoding uncharacterized protein (predicted protein); translation: MSSDLDVLPEEEEATHLRETLASSIEETDSRSQSQLSSPETELQSTSVVRPKSDLSVYVTEELSKKVSEALGSPTLPQHHQPEAPQHGQRLGGTVKRTASVRRRATYETIYESWDADIDYCYEHAAESNCNFDWARNSFDEPQQDAIDVRITSSQVDPVNGANKMHLLPAAHLSTSTVPRLDLEPSPPPSFPSAQESLTPSTASCEIEEGGSQRNSDYFQPVSSSMFPSTLGKHLTHDTLYEEYLAGDAESDRHFSFCSQGVIQPMEQPVSPRSSFSPISKCNSEESLILSRAASIVRKHRSSVSTTSVPELVHSLANSRELSTVDQATSGDHSLPSGPGQPEPSYHRQTKSLARDIETQVAFRADGSLILESAGLMPNSGPAIHDRARSSSEVEATKAELPIRGTHRRKGRSSYSLFPSPATSTNVL
- a CDS encoding magnesium transporter CorA family protein (Mg2+ and Co2+ transporters), coding for MSESPKSEKYMFLSRFSTPVPELDDHRFQLDPPRIEATPDMTLSRQNTTPQNLNMETPQRSDLLQVQQVQDALREAGPFSRDFEQAIADDDRSVKDVNGLGRRFSLDPTGNIRQGRAFSRTHQDIANMSRDSSVSARSTSPPNSVEAFADPRRRERANTLESHAAPDLEAILQRTVSGGTHPRRPTFSNASAIRPQPGDIQLDSPEDTCAPPFEQLGRIPVIDYEELEEFVALNQKTKPITTRRKHSLSSQSKKSRVFYDLRPNAQKSEAHEAKRSSSVERSSDDIIGLDLKDSEKVFADAVNEKQLVENLRNENEPTRFGFFSSESQSTVHAAELGDLVFPGDTFRDLFQLGPEGGVWWLDVLNPTEAEVGALSRAFSIHPLTTEDILTQEAREKVELFKQYYFVCFRTFYQIDKTSERFMEPVNFYMIVFRDGVLSFSFTENPHASNVRRRIGKLRDYVSLSSDWICYAMIDDIVDSFGPVIREIEVESEAIEDLVFIARMDDFESFLPRIGGLRKKVMSLMRLLGGKADVIRGFSKRCNEQYSVTPRGDIGLYLGDIQDHVVTMMSNLAHFEKMLSRSHTNYLAQLNVTNLVLGNHVNKILSKVTLIATMLVPMNLICGLFGHAADLTSLAPEIHSNLTINDGDSHFSFPLGSYNGLVIEDDVDDAGDLRGLDIVRRAPTGVSSLGNNQYQKGEVKLGETQWWYFSKNSVKDKNTNKTSEGPTSDQSKPSRTIRLSCTLWIRTRTVRSSPRAT
- a CDS encoding splicing factor ESS-2 family protein (nuclear protein ES2), whose product is MSSTSQALAKRHTETSLMPPPPPPKRIKRPATVLNEDVYTNTLSDIIARDYFPGLLEVQVKQEYLEAIDSRDKEWIATSKKRLTDLMLTPERARNRPGSSGPTMTTNPTEDRHAGDTPSGWGGDTPMSIVSMASSSPAQHLKDNNAPSLSNLGLLEFQAKYTSEDNESFNKLLDKQNTKRREKYAWIWSGNKIPSARQIAHYQREVKQIEEQGLNPYQDKQLATKKDLDSRPAKPDSWKARSENSLMFMPSSVEDTLETLQQKAEASSRAGPKRVVCQNTRLPDEGFQAAQDGGALPPLPSISAIKDAIAGRPCPTNSEAGYSGSETPRVNGYAFVDEDEPDYPINIVSKDSHTDFLEDLRLLGTGDKTPNPFQIKENRRREDLHHRIVDRVARKKRAEKVAQETKSPVTMTPRFASSPRLDFGLRTPGRATVGGGGSTKLLTPAAQKLLHRMGNTPRPTESSSSNLKNVWTPTPRRAK
- a CDS encoding uncharacterized protein (predicted protein), whose product is MHASSSAPRTMADSEQLNTRVSNNDAPDHSIHIRSRSTAHTQSPKRLSVFSGRSRSNTTTSTTSSRRSPASSMTSMDAASLPSSQDERTYSAGVRSERQESMTKSLFSRGSRILRRQGSKFNIVATLDEEDEMEREKSRFEVSDLFSRHHRSRQSDARKRTFTRMAQSGTHN